CAGCCGCTACTCCGGAGTGAGCCCTTACTCTTGATCATAAAGgcactgggttatttttgttgcattCCACAACACACCGCACCTACTGCGCTTACACGaaaagcggagaatggtgatcatgaCCGCAGATTTTGCCATTAAATTAGACCCCGGACGGGTTAACTAGactaaataaaatcaaaaacaaatagTAATGTAATATTGAACACCCATCATCCACTTACCTAATAACATATTTGTAATGTCGATTATGATGGAcgaaaaatttgaatttgtgaTGTGCTTCTTCAGGAAGGCTATCATGTTCCGCAGCCACTTCTCATCTCGTCCAGCGAGGGCGCTCTTTATGACGCCACGTCGTACCAGCTCTTGTAAGACACTCACAGTGACCTCTGGTGTTTTGATTCGCACGTTGCTCTAGAAAAACgatataaattttttttttttaattttattctatttttatGAGGAATGCCTAACATCACATGGCCATggcagccacttcaaggtgagtgCTACAAATTGAGCCATCGACCCCCAAATCAATTTGCCACCAGgccacgttgccacctactcctggggctgaaacaggttaATCCCAGGgtgagtcattactaacgaaaaagtatgaaacttggatacaaggTACAATGTATGTTGAAATGTTGGCATTTCTACCACATGATACattaacccctggggttatagattccaaggagcttttggaaacagtgtCCAAAGCACCAGAGAAGTAgacaaatgagcaggatttctttatttgtggaaaaaaatattgcctGATTTTCTACACCAGGCCGACAtcaaaagtctgaattcagccgaaattctgaacaatctcatccatGTAACCCCCTTCACAgcccgtaaggatgtaggcatgggtatcatccactaggagcctggctagtagagcaaaatgcactaacccccttttttttaggAAGTAATCATGGAAttagtgccttgctcaagtgcCATGAacgagattcaaacccacactctgctgctaacaacaccagagcttggatcCAGTGAATTAGACTGCTcgccatgacacgccactaaGTCAATGGAAAGTTGTGCAGTGGCACACAGGTTTTCTCAACCATACTGttgtttcaaagaaaaacaagcaaCAAAAGTGATGGAAATTATCAACAGATATCTTTTTCGAAATGATGACAAGTGTCTCTGTTACCGACAAATAACTTCAGCAACAAAACCCTGTTTTAAAAACCCCTTTCAAATCACAGTAATCAAATTGTAAAAACACCAATAAGTTTTATCAAGAAATGAGCGAATGAGGGTCGTTACCTTTAGGGCAGCATCCAGTGCCTTGGAGTGCTCAAACTGCTTCAGCATGACGTCATACTTCTGCAGAAACTCCCTCTTCTGTTTTTGTACCACAAGATCCCCCTGTTAACATTCAGAGAGAAAGCAAATATTTTAATGACATAGGGGGAAAAAGttgaagggtttgggtactaattgtatgaaacaaaacacatgtccacagatttatattaaacttaccaatttgaagataatgatgtgctgtagttttcaagaaattagtaaaacgaTGTCACAAAAAACTCTTGTTTCAGCATGTACTACATATTACGAGACTCTCctgaaacattgctctgtgattttcacctttttttttcttcttaaaaatcTTGCCAACTAAGGAAGCTGAACCTTCGTAAGGTAAattgtattacatgtacatacatcttcattctcAGTGAGTAGGAATTCATGTCAAGGCCAAAATCCTGatttacaaaaggtatcaacaccctttaaaggcagtggacactattggtaattactcaaaataattgttagcattataacttacttggtaacaagcaatgaagagctgttgatagtataaaacattgtgaggaacagctccctctgaagtaacatagtttttgagtaagtAATTTtctatttgattttgagacctcagaattagattttgaagtctcaaaattaagcatctgaaagcacacaacttcgagtgacaagggtgttttttcttgcattgttatctctcaactttgaagatcaattgatttcaaattttcacaggcttgttattttgtgcatatgttgagatacaccaagtgaaaagactggtctttgacagttaccaatagagtccagtgtctttaagttaaaTTGTTTATGTTGATGAAAGCGTATTGGCTTTCTGGCTTTATTGGTACGGCCCTCATGTTCAGCAACCTACCTCTTTGGCAGTGTAGACCTTATGGCCTTTGTCGTAAGACCGGTGTGACACCCGACTGTGTTTACTCCGTCTTACTGTCTCGACCTTTGTCTCCTCTTTCTTTCTGTGTCTGATGGACAGAAGTCCTGAGGACATTCCAACAACGATCTTGTCATCTGTGGgctaaaaaagagaaaacaattgTTTAAGATAGTGTTATTACTTTTtcgacataataataataccatcaAGTTCTTATGtatagcacatttcacaattATCGTCTCAATGCGCATCACATTTAataagtgccctggtcattgggccaagaACCTTCCTTTATTCTtgctcagctccctggggagtaaacaATCTGGACAACGAGTAGCGCTCCAGCGGCTTTTtcatttataatatcaacctctccactcGCAGGTACCCTTTTATACCCCTggttgaagagaagcaattacagaaaatcatcttgctcaagaaggacacaagtgtcatgatcaggattcgaacccatactccaatgacttaaccacaaacacttgaatttgaatttggtgctctcaacctctcggccatgacaccaaATTAGAGCCCCAACAGCTGTTGGGATAGTACACTGATGCAAGATGCAAGATTACCTGCATTGAATCACAATCACAACTCCACCATGGAGAGAACCTGAACCAGTGTGGCAAGAGATtctgtgtgtcccccccccccaccccccccccccccacccctacAGCAAACTCtacacaaacttcttctgatagtgccctcttttgaatcctcctttcagtccatgttaatttcccctATGggaggacagaatctcctggggacagatttccatggGGCACTGGTCAATAAATGAGACTTACCGAGACTCCCATGGATAGAATGGGTACTGGGTAGTCCATGGTAGCCACTAGTTTGTAGCTTGCAACATCGTACACCTTGACGTGcctgtacaaacaaataaaaagtattcATGTAGCAAAACAGCACTGTCTAAAGTAACTGAACTATAATTTAAGGCAAAGAAAATTTATAGAGCACAAAATGCTGGAATTTTTGTAAGTACATCAACCTCAAAGTTAGGGTCAAAGAAAAGTCTCATTttaaagtttcagctgaatagaATTTATACACGCATGATATTTCATTCACGCAAAAAAATCATGAcaattttattgagtacaacatgtacatgtacaaaggaTGACCTACATGTGtaatgtacttgtacatgtgaTGTACTATAAGCCTTAATTCTATGAACAGACTTTGCCGGCTACTTTATCATAGTTGCTCTGATTTTCCTTTTTGGCAAAacaatcggaaatcagactaaagtaggaagattGCCTGTTTATACTTgatgagaaaacagcaaacaaaCCATCACAGTACTTTCACAAGAACATCAAATCCATCCACACAAGGTGACAGCCATTAACTACCACTGCCAAATTTCACAGAACTGTGAAATTGGGCAGAGCTTTGTAAAgcgcaaaaagtagctaagcacaacaatataACGCTtcccagaataaggttaccagtcaaactactatgtcacatgtacaatttgtgactggtacactgcttatatctgctaagcagacaattgtttTAGGCGTAATTGTCTgcttttagcagctctatggaattggaTCCACATCTCCATCTGCAGCATTCACAAACAGATACCAActctcagaaatctgagaaacaattgatacataataattataataacaatttggggggctaatcatccttacttgcaGCTAACAGCTGAATTTCGAAGGACgcagctacaacgtgttcgagaagcaggcatgcaagggcactttcagctgccagccacatcaacccattatgaccacggagcacagccaagatcgaaagtgtttgatttttcccgagggaggaaaaccggatgttctgaaaaaaccctcgtggcacagcagagaaccaacgcacaactcaactcacataaagaggcgagcgctttacgcacacgccaaccatgccacccttaAGATTGGTTCTGAGACGTTGCGTGAACTTCTATTTAAGAATGGTTCTCAGACGTTGTATGAACTTCTCTTTAAACTTGGTTCTGAGTCGTTGTACGAACTTCTCTTTAACTTTGCTTTGCGCACACGCCAACCATGTCACCCATGAATCGTTTATCATCTTACCTGTCGATGGATCCCGTCAGCAGCCTATTCTTGGCTCCATTGAAACACATACAGGTTATGGTCTTATGGTGATTGCTGACAGCTGCAAGTAGTTTCCCACCAGCAAGAGCATCCCAAACCTTCACGTAGTTCCCACCTTGATTAGGAAATAAACGAGTGACAAAGAGTAATTAAGCGACTGCTTTAAAACCAGCAGGTCGAAGCCTTGTGATAAAGGCCTTTAgattcacaggttcaaatcatGTTCCACTTAATTTtagcactgttttttttttttgcttaaaggcagtggacactattggtaattactcaaaataattattagcataaaacctttcttggttacgagtaatggggagaggttgatagaataaaacattgtgagaaacagctccctctgaagagacgtagtttttgagaaagaagttactttccacgaatttgacttcaagacttcaagacctcaaatcctgtattgaaatcaagcatctgaaagcacacaactttgtgtgaccatggtgcgacaagggtgttttttcctttcattaatatctcgcaacttcgacgactgattgagctcaaattttcacagattggttattttatgcatttgagatacaccaactttgaagactagtctttgacaattaccaatagtgtccagtgtctttaagcacctcaacaacaacaacaacaacattccATAGATTTCCTACCTGAGGACAGGAACATTCCTCCTCCAGGGAACATCAAGACGCTCTCGACGGGATGGCCGTGGTCTAAGGTCATCACGCTGGCCTTTGACCTCAGGTCAAACAGTTTCACTTTGTGGTCATAGGAACCTGCGATAAGAAAGAGATAAATGACAGTTAATTGAATGCTAGGAATTATTTTTCCCGCATGGACATATTCACTCCGgatttcggcgatatctcaataCAAGACCACtacaattttcacatgttagttttattgtacatttaCACAGGATTaacacaatcaaacagttccaaacACCCAAAGTATACTTTCTCTTTATACTTTGACTTCAGAGGAAGTGTTGTGGCAAGGCAGAATAAGAGCACCGTattcaaactctagtgtttctgatcagccgagcgtgggttcgaatccccagccatgacactgtgtccttgagcaagacacttaaccattgcttcgtccttcggatggcacgtaaagccgttggtcccatgtgctgtgtaacacatgttaaagaacccagtgcacttatcaaagagaaggggttcgccccggtgttcctggatgTGGCTGGTTCATGCgtcatagcaccttgtaaacccttagaaggtgctaaataattgggtctcagaattcatcactgcaataacatatctttctgaaagtttgtatatactcagcgccttgagtaccttgtttggtagatacgtgcactatataagactttgatattatattattatctgatcagaagagtgtgggttcggatctcggtcatgacacttgtgtcctataGCAAGACACTTTACACTTGCTTCGTTCTTTGGATGGGATATAAAGCTAAGCGTCCCgttataaaaaatatcaacacacGTAAAAGACCCCAGTACAGACTTGTCGCAAGTGTATAAGGGGTTCGCCGCAGTGTGTCTGGCAGTGGGACTATCTTCAATCATGAAGATTGCACTGAAAAGGAAGAAAGATAGAAAAGAGGGAAGGCAAGTAGTTCACCTGTGAGCCAGATATCCTTGCTGGCAGCACTGACTACACCACACCTGACGTAATCAGTATGCTCATCGTATTGCTTCACTGCCTTCTCGCTCGGAATGTCCCAGCATCGCACAGATTTGTCGTCCGAGCAAGACATGATGTGAAAATTATCTGTGCCGAAACGGGTAACGTGTACGGGTCTGTAAAACAGgaagaaataaatcaaatttagaGAGAATATTCCATGCAGGGAAGCTGAAGCAGGATGCTCTCTAGCGGGTGAGTTTAGTTCTCCCCAGGATTTGTGAAGCATTTATATGTAAATcaaatttttttaagtttggccAAAGCGTATTGAACTGAAGTAAGATCCTCGGAATGTTTTTCCTTTGTTTCAAAAGCCCTTCTATGCAGGCCCCAAGCTTGGTAGGCCCTCCTAATTGGTTTCGTTATGAATTTGTGAATTTGAGCTTGTTAATTTTGACTGAAGTTCCtaatctaaaaaataaatattatacaaaattaGTTGGGGCTTTGGTCAGAGCAATATGAACAAGTACAATCGTATAACCATACCCAATACAGCAAAAAGAGGAGCATTGGATTGAGGGAAGGTatccaggaaaaaaaaacaggaaaattaTACCCAATAACAGTTATTCATCTACAAAAAGTGGGGTAGTTGGAACCAATGAGAGTAAAGTTGTTAGGACAGGCCATGCCCCCTTTGctgctggtcattgccttggtgcccttgaaatgctctagtagaaatgtacaatttcctatGTAGGTGCCCTGTACCAAGGTAAAATTGTCTAAGTGCCCTTGCTCTTCCAAAAATGAAGCAACCAGGATAGTGAGGACAAAGGATAGTCAGTTTAAATGGGTGGATTACTGGTGGATTATGTCTTAAATAGAAatggttacatgtacatgtataccaaacATTTTCTGGGTTACTAATCTACTagctttaaaggtagtggacgaCCTCAAgtttcgaatttgaggtctcgaaatcaagcatcacaaAAAGCCttcaatttcgtgtgacaatggtgttttttctttcattagtatctcgcaacttcgacgaccgattgagctcaaattttcacaggtttgttattttatgcatatgttgagatacacctgtgaagactagtctttgacagttactaatagtgtccactgtctttaaacagaaATGGTCACACGACACCAAACCTTTTCTGGGTTACTAATCTActagctttaaaaaaacattccgaGTCCCTTTATTAATGTTCCGACAAATGAGGACCGGAGGTTACTTACCCATCGTGACCTTTGAATATTCTCAGAATCGCTCGACTGTTGAGGTCAAACAGTCTGATGTAGCGCTCCTCTCCACCGGCCACCATGAGCTTACCATCGCTCCGGTACGTTCCGCTGTACGCAACATCTTGAAATCTTGAGATGGCCCTATCGACTTGGTTTGTCTCGGGGTTAAATATCTGCACCTAGGTtcaacaattcaattcaatattattGACATTTAGTTCCATCATAAACAGTACTCAAGCAGAATGCATAAGCCAATTGAGGCACAATCCTAATAAAAGGTTTGTACAGTGCTGGGTTTGTATTGGGGTGCCtttagaagaaaaagaaaacaaataataagaacaaaaatactttaataattaattaaacatttaaaggcagtggacactattggtatttactccaaataattatcagcaaaaaaacttcacttggtaatgagtaatggggagaggttgatagtgtgaaacattgtgagaaacggctccctctgaactgacGTACTGtagttttgatttcgagacctcaagtttagaatttgaggtctcgaaatcaagcatctgaaagcacacaacttcgtgtgacaagggtgtttttttctttcatatttatctcgcaactcctacGACCAatccagctcaaattttcacaggtttgttattttatgactatgttgagatacaccagtgtccattgtctttaaaggatttgggtaccttttcaaaatgtccatagatttacattaaacttacagggtttgaagatagtgatagtggaaagcttcccttcaaatattacttactgaggttttgtagttttatgagtaaaacaatgtcatgaaaatacgtttgtaaatgattcaaataatttttgtctcatgagacaaaaattattttcattacattattttaatcatttccccaaaactacagcagcACCTCagcgtaatattttcagggaagctttctactatcattatcttcaaactgtgtaagtttagaatctgtggacattttgttttttttccctacaaaagttacatagaccctttaagttaACGAAAGATAATTAATAATGACTTGacaaaaatatacatgtatgtatacaggGAAATTGATCTGACACCCCCTCCACCTGAAGAAGTTTCAGCCTTGGCTACTTACCCTTGTAGAGCTTGTGACGGCAAACTGATGTGGCTTCTTTGGGTTAAAATCAATACTAGAAATTGCACCAAACTCTTTAACTGTTACTGGAAACTGGAAGAACACAAAAAGAAACAAGTTACAATCAGGCTGAGTACaataattatgtattttttatatgaTGGAAAATAatttaagtaggcctacactttttCTACCATTTATAACGACTATAGCAATGTTTCAGTATTCGTTGTGACTTTGCTGTAATGTAACGTACCCTACATGTAAGTACTAGACCCAGTATCTGGGatgctgtactcctttttttcgaaattttaaaAACGAAATCTTAAAACGTAGCATGGCTTTAGCTGGGGTGGTAGTATGACCTTTTGAGAACAAAATTTATaggaaaaaaaagtgttttgtcaTTCAAATGACATTCGTGCAGATTTAACCTCACTTAGTATAAATTAGAGTATGAAACATTTTGCAGTCCTACTAAAAGCCAAcaaaaagccgacaacaagtccagagtgcCGAGTTTTAagtacctcaaaaatggcaactAAACCATAGATTTATCAGAACTATGTGTGCtttgtaataaaaacaaaaatttaatggaaaaacttttCGAAAAGTGTAAACTTTTAAAcagaattctttttttttacttgcacggaaagcggtcggacgccatctttgcttttagtaggacccacattttgacattttaactaaacaattaaaaaaagggAAGCTGGGCTCTAAGGGGGACAAACCCAAAGATGAGGGTGCATGGAGATTTATGTGAGGCGTCAGCTGACAATGAATGGATTAGGCCAGGCCATTCACACAATCTCTGACTCTGAGGACAGGTTTTCATACGCcagcaattttttaatttgtttgcaaaGTCAAAGATGGAAAGATGCGACTCATACTCATACTGTAAATGTACTAGACCTTTTTATTTAgtaacattattgttattattattattaatataaaagcATGTTTTGTGCGATTCAAATTGCCAATTGGTTATATTTTGAAggttatttaataataatatttatccctatatttttatattattatatttttatttaccaTGGATTTTTCTTGTTGTGTATACAGTATAGTTGAAGTGTTgcgccgaaaaaaaaaaacaaggaaaaagTGGTGCTGGTGGCGCCATAGTCCTAAAACTATTTAGGTTtcgtccgctatcgtctcccggtAGCAGACGAAACCGAATTAGTTCTAGGAATAGTGGCGTCATAGGCCTActgatttttgaaagttttcttttaaaaaaagctAAATAGGcctatttaataataatacaaatataaataaataaggcAAGATGAAGAAATCAATTACACTACAGTCAGTAAGCTGATCAATGAGTGATATGAGTGACGATGGATGGAATGGAGATCACTGAACTGATCACTCAGATTCTGAACCTGATCAGCCGCTCATTCACCCATCGATGACCGACTTGTCTtgtgtgttgttgttgctgcagtTGCACCCAGTCGAGTTGTCTCACTTCACTAACACTGCTGGACTGGCGACATGTCAAtatttttcagaaccaccccaactcatttagagattgttattacatggtgttaccgcaaactcttctatatcttatctccaccatgcaaagtttcaaatcctactaatatTCAAAATGTTGATTTGTCTGACCATGGATGACCATGGATGGAAGGAACCCATGGTCTGACTGTCTTTCGAGTTGTCTGATCCGTCGGATGAGTTGTCCAAACTCCATCCGCCACTCCAGCAGTCCATTTCATGGATGCAGTGCGGATTCCAGTGCGGTGCCACGGCACTGCCATGACTGCCACTGCACTGCCAGCATGGCCAGTGCAGTGGACGTGGTGCACACTCTCGCCGACGCAGAACGCACGTTCGTAGACACACAATGTCTTGGGTAATGAGAACCCTACAGTATCAAAGTAAACCgtactaatattattatattattcgCATTTATACCAACCTCAAAATTCTTCCAGTACTGTGTTTCTTTGGTAACCTCAGCGTCTCCACGTGGGAAAGTTTTGATCACTGTTTTCTTGTAATCGGAAGCCATTTTAGCAATACAAGATCATACCCAGGGCAATTGCTTGTGCAGTGGGCTGTATGCGGCGAACGGGTTTTTCGTGCAATCAAGCGCTTAGACTATTGCGGGTACGATCGAAAAGCAATGGGTGAGATGTTATGTCAAACGAGGTTGGAGAGTTATGGATTGCGTGCGCCCTCATCGGCAGGGGACAGGACTCATGGGCGTGTTGGGGCCATTCAACTGCACTTACCACAGGGcgcaatttcatagctctgctaagcacgaaagtttactaagcatgaaatttcttccttgaaaaaaaaaaaaaaaaaacaggattaccaacaaaatttccatttcttgCATATCACTTATTTGtgttcagctattgtttgcttatcctgaaaatcctgtggaaatttgtttggtaaagtGACTTCAAGACAACAATTTCatattaagcaatttttttgtgcttactaaaattgggcccagctagtCCCAGTCAGACTCAAGCTAAACAACTTAGTTCATTACTGTGTCACTAGTTCATCCTCTAGCTAGTTTCAGAGCCGTGATCAACAGCACTCACGACATTGCTCTTTATTATTCCtccaatattttgagtaaggaACCTGCATTCAATCAGAAcgttaaataattttaatacCAATTCATAAATCTCTCAAAGAGTTCCACCCCTGGAGAATTTATCACTTCCGAGCTCAAGTGAAAATAATTCATCTGCAACATTTTTACTGAACATGGGCTGATGGGAATATCTGTTGAATGACGTGGTGGAATATTTATAGACAATCAGGCCTTTGCGATGGTCCAGTTTGCGGTTGGATTTTTCAGTTTCAGATGGGGGTTGTGTTTCTATGGTTTCCGGTACTAAAACCACTAAGTTTCAATGGTCAGTCTCCGTCCGCACCTCGTGGTTTTAAAGTTATGTGGATTGGCTTAAGTTGAGGGTGTGTTGTCAAAATTAGATGGCGCGTTAATCCATGAAAATGGTATTAATTGCCCACACAATATTGGCTCATCCAGTATTTTGTGAGGGTTAAAACAACTTATGCATCAATTAATAGTCTCCTCGCCCCACCCCCCCCCTGTTCCGTCTTCGCCGTCAGGAAATTATTTCAAACCGGATATTatgtaaatgaaacaaaaatgattAGGCCTACTAATTATAatgccagccccccccccccctacaaatTCCAGAAATCATAGCTGTGTGTTTATGTGTTGGACGATTATTAAATAAACCTGACTGAATCATGGAGCAACAAACTATATAGTTTATTGCTCCCATTATTGAATTAACTGCGCTCTTCTAATaatattgttatattatttgtattcgtttatctgattttttttttcataacatCACTGGTCAATTAATATATATAATGCCTAGCACATTAGTAAACTGAGCTCGAATCGATTAAAAAGGCTTTGCATTGTTTTTGCTTGCGGTTTTTCCCGCAGAACTTTGACAGCTGCCCTGACCATGGGTCCACTCGTTGGGCTGGACATGTGTAGTCCGCGTCTGTGCGGCGGCGGTGATTCACGGTAAAAACATCCCGATCTAGGACCCAAACAAACCCAGTCAACATCTGCCCGGCCGCGCATTATTTCTTTTACACCGCAGCAAAGGGGTCTTGTAACGTAAACTGCCAATTCCTGTCTTGAGTAGAAGACTACGTtgcaatgctttatactatcatccaATGGGGATGtgtgcattaaaggaacacgttgccttggatcggtcgagatcCAGGAATTGGCAGTTTACGTTACAAGACCCCTTTGCTGCGGTGTAAAAGAAATACTGCGCGGCCGGGCAGATGTTTGaacccgtttgttatgaaatgcagatggttagaaagacgttttaaaagtagaatataatgatccacacaagtatcactcaaaaatgcacggtttcccttttaccttggcgactaacacggtcggccatttatgggagtcaaatttttgactcccataaatggccgaccgtgttagttcgtgacgtaaaaggaaaaccgtgcaattttgagtgatacttgtgtggatcattatattttacttttaaaacatctttctaaccgtatgcatttcataacaaacggtttcaaacactttttatagaccaactcgtccgatccaaggcaacgtgttcctttaatacagaattcgggctttctttcgctttttgaaataatcttCCATGTGCATCATAACGGCGGTTTTAATAACTTAGACTCATCTCAAGCCCTCGCTGCGGTGTACAAAAACAAGTAGCCGCTGCCCGGCCAGGGGCCAAGTATGAGAGTATATGAGTCAATCCAAGAGGGCTGCACCAAGGTTgagaaaagaaaacacaccccgGCAAAGTGGTTACACAACAATCCGTGGGTTTGCGCTTCCTAAAAATAAACACTTAGTTTCAATTACACCCCCAAAATAACCACTACGACCACTGCTATTGTACTCAACTGTTGTCGgaaacaaccaaccaaccaaacaaacaaacaaacaaacaaacaaacaaacagacagacagacagacagacagacagacagacagacagacagacaaacaaacaaacaaacaaacaaacaaacaaacaaacgaaaa
This genomic stretch from Asterias amurensis chromosome 9, ASM3211899v1 harbors:
- the LOC139942076 gene encoding U3 small nucleolar RNA-associated protein 15 homolog, translating into MASDYKKTVIKTFPRGDAEVTKETQYWKNFEFPVTVKEFGAISSIDFNPKKPHQFAVTSSTRVQIFNPETNQVDRAISRFQDVAYSGTYRSDGKLMVAGGEERYIRLFDLNSRAILRIFKGHDGPVHVTRFGTDNFHIMSCSDDKSVRCWDIPSEKAVKQYDEHTDYVRCGVVSAASKDIWLTGSYDHKVKLFDLRSKASVMTLDHGHPVESVLMFPGGGMFLSSGGNYVKVWDALAGGKLLAAVSNHHKTITCMCFNGAKNRLLTGSIDRHVKVYDVASYKLVATMDYPVPILSMGVSPTDDKIVVGMSSGLLSIRHRKKEETKVETVRRSKHSRVSHRSYDKGHKVYTAKEGDLVVQKQKREFLQKYDVMLKQFEHSKALDAALKSNVRIKTPEVTVSVLQELVRRGVIKSALAGRDEKWLRNMIAFLKKHITNSNFSSIIIDITNMLLDIYTPVIGDSDELVSHFKRLQITLMQELQYHSTLLEIKGMLDTVLAVSQTDDMTQEDEPEALTDIPTEVTVNSSTPIAMEA